The Culex pipiens pallens isolate TS chromosome 2, TS_CPP_V2, whole genome shotgun sequence DNA window cgccttttagaaatgttagtcttgattacaaaaaaatcaaaatattgtttccgaaaagatcggaaaatttcacgaatgttttacaaatgtttcatattttaacattgaaaatcggatcattattATACAACTGAAggaaattttcagaacttttcgaaataaaatcaaaataaaatccttgaaaagttacaaatttttgaatatttacgtaccatttttgtgtggacagttaccaaaattgtatggagatttgtatgggtgaaccaatgacaaaaaatggctactttggtgatagggaactgggtgctgaaaagacagaatgggtaacgtgattttcgaatgctccccactgctccgcactactacaactgcactacagctgtaaacagaaacaaagtagaaggctatgttcaagctcaagcgtgacatattttttgcgggTGAAGTGACTTGGATACATTTTGGATCAGTTGATGTTAAAGTTTtcgttgaaaaattaagtgcttcgcgctttttttttttgtttgttgacaaAACGATGAGCGTCCATAAAAGGCCTTTTTGGCTTTCCTCTAGAcgaaaaattgctttaaaaaatgatggaattttgtgaatcagaagagcaattGAATGGAAGTTCTGAGATTATCTATCTTAGAgcgcagtgataatatcggagtaagattattcaatattatttgccAGATGAaattcatagttattgataactcgtcgctaacatttcaaaaagcgtcataaaaatagtttttgcttGAGAAATAGCGCTTATTGAAAtcttagcgacgaattatgccaatctagatttcaacctttttcttaagactttttgacttcgaatacctcaaaagcTTCATCgtcttttttattcctgacaaaataatTTATAGATTGATTACAATACTTGACACTTCTAGGtatcattttgcgaacagtaaattggttccgctttgacagttctaaattgaggccgctttgcgaaccactattctgcacccagatagggaaggaccccacaatgtttgagccaaataaaaaaatacaaaaaataaacaacctTTAATTTTGGCATATCAGCAattgacgtttaattacagtttataaaaagcgtttttaactgaaatcaagtgataaatagctcaataggaagtgagcaagcaagtttctattgacagttttacaaaataagttgttttaaCAGTGAACATCATCAAattggggagcgttcttttattacgtaacgcagttggggggaggggggggggattcggaggccgtgttacgctccatacaaattatttcaaatttgtatggtgttacgagggggagggggtctaaacattcgattttttgcgttacgtaataaaaaaacgctcccttggatggagttaggagcgagtgcataacctgccaaacatacgagaatttcccataaatacccgaaaatctgtttttttttcgataatgcacagaatggttagCCATTGCtaattttttaatggttttgtttattcaagttcAAACATTCAAACGCGTTTcttggaacgtcgaaatggctaGTATGACAAAATAGCACGAACACGTCGAAATATTAAATTGCGAATATTCAAGGATAATGTTCGAAGAACAAGAAACCAACAACACCACAATCACATCGTTGTTTGGAACAAGGCTGAtatattttcgtaaaatcgtctTTAAAGTGTGAGTGTTCTgtatgtgtgtctgtgtgtgtgttatgTTGCGTTGAATCCATATCCATATGTTATTACAGTTGttcaattttcttaaatattgaTCCGGACAGCGCACTTGCACGCGTGtttgccttttttttgttttcgttttaattcttttctttctttcattCCTTTTAAAGGACAACTCGGTGATGTGTTGTTttacaaacaaatcaaaattgtaCATTTACACAAACTATCGACAGATAGGTAGTGAGGGGGTTTTGCGGTTTTGAACGGGGGTGTCGTAAtaagaaaaaaagtaaatcgtaTCACTTGATATCTTTCTAGCTTAAAACTGTGATGGAGCATAGTTTAAGGTTGTCTTTTCTAacgtaaaataaataaataaatatttgattatcCCGGTTTGTTAAGCAACGCCTTAGACACAAAATAGGAAACTGAGCAAAGAAAAAACCTGTCGACGCATTTCATTTACACACTGATTCACTGACTGTTTGTAAATAGTTGTTTGGTTGTTTGTTTATGGAACAGAGTTaatatactttttttgttttgttaagagGAGGAGTATACAGCGAAAGGGAAACATGcacaacttgtttttttttttgttttcaatcaaTTCTTCTAGAGGTTAGATAGTAGTGTGTTGTATCGGCTGCTTACTGATTATATAGATTGTATTTGTTTTGTGTGAGtgtcaatattatttttaaagtatataattGTGATGCAAAGTGTATACATAAATTAAATCTATATACGATCTTCCTTTCGTCCTGACCtaaaatctaaacaatttaaaatacaccAAAAAACGAAAACTGGACTACAGATTGTAATAGCAAACGTACGTAAACTTTTCTCATTGAATCATCCTTGACAGTAAATAGTTACGTTTTAGGAAGAATTAATCCAAAGGTGGCAAAACGTGAACACCTACGAATagcacagttttaaatttaaatagccTAACTGCAAACATATAATATATGTATATTCGTCTTGTAAAACCtgcattcaaatttaatttaatgtacGTAGACAGTAAGCCTTCACTATtagttgttttttgctttttttcatgCTGTTGGCGGCGGCGAATAGAAATGGCGCGGCGTGGCTAAGGGCTCGCGAAAAAAGATTCTTTTATGTGTTTGTTTGGTATCTAAACCCGGCCATTTTTAATGCTGCCGTTGCCATTGTTGAGACCGTTCGCCTTCGATGTCCGGTACGTGTAGAGCGATTGCAGCGGAACGTGCAGCAGCTCCACGATCTGGGTAAAGTTTACCTCTGAAAACAAAGAGAATGTGAAAATTTGCACCAAATTTGCCACTTGAAAAAAGAAAGAACTTTCTCTCACCATTCTCCGGCGTAATAATACCGTGCCTAATCATAAAGTCCAGCAGGACGGGACAGCTGGTGGTTTTAAAGTCCGGCGCAAAACACCTCTCCAGGCACTCCAACGCCGGCAGCAGCTTAAAGTTCTGCACCTCCCCGTCGCTGTTGTCCGGCCGAAAGTCCTCCGGCAGCTCCAGGTCGAACACAAACTCCGTGTTCGGAAACAGGCCCCGTTCGCTCTCGAAGAAGAACGACACACAGCCGGCCGACACGAGGTTCTTGATGAGGTTCGCCGGAATCGAGGCCTCCTCGGCGGCTTCCTTGATGGCGGTTTCCTTAATCCCATACCCGACGGACAGCCCACCGCTCACCATGTTGTCCCACTTGCCGGGCCAGGTTTGCTTCGTGTCGGAGCGTTGCTGCAGCCAAATGCACAGGCCCTTGGTCGGATGTCGGACGTACCCGTTGATTTCGACGCCGTAGTTGCGAACGCCGAACAGACACGTGGCCGACCGGTCCATCTTGAGCAGCGATTCGGTTGTGCTCTTGACGTCGTAACACTCGTTGCGCCATCCCTTGAGGGCCACGAAAACGCCCTCGGCGCGGAACTCCTTCAGGACGCGGTCAACCTGCTGCGAGCGCTCGGTGTAGTCGCGAAAGGCCGGATTCAGTTCGACGATGTTCTGCCGGGGAGAACGAAGTGATTAGAACAGTGACGTAGAACCCGAAATTAGAATTATGGTCATGACGTATATTTGCTTGTACTGATAAAGGCACACGTAAGAGTTTGTGCTCAAAACATGAACTTGCAATTTTTGAAGTGGGCTCACTAGGTTAGAGATAAGAGTAAAAAGGTTTAAGTACTTGTTCGGACATTGATCTTCTGGTTTTGTTACTATTGGTAACAACCAATAATATAGAAATGTAAAGGTATTGTTATCAATACGAAGCTTAATCTGTACCAATAGAATTCAGCTAAATCTACTCTAGAGATAAACTTTTTATTATTGGCCGAGCCATCATTACCTGTTTGCCCTGTTCGGCGTCTTTGATGCAGAACACCTCCGGATACTTGAGTAGCTGTTCCAGAACGTTCTGGCTGATCAGGCCCACCTGCTGGCCGTCGACGACAAACGGCCGACAGTCGCCCTTTACTAGGCCTGCGAATTGTAACAGAATaagacaaacataaaatattttttaggattAATGAAGCTCTAAAACATTGTAAATCTATCTGAGATAAAACCATTTAGTTATTGTTTTGCCATTAAATTGTTGgtcaaaaagaaaattaaacttcaattcgttaaatttattttactgCACCCTCCACAAGTGAAAACTGTTTCTGAGTTATTTTGAACATAAGTAAGCAATTTTCCATCaaaatcggaaatggattttgtttatattttttgaattggctcaaactttttgaggggcttttctatgaccaaagaaaccattttgtgtcatttgttcacccatacaaggcttcttacaaaaatattacgtaaatattcgaaaatctgtatctttttttatttgattttgaaggaattttctgatcggtttggtgtcttcggcaaagttacacagaaaaaaaatgtcattttctaattaactttttatcccacaaaaaaaaacattttcccagTATCAGTATTcagtacacccaactggcagtcgcatgattgtgttgcatggcggcatgaaagtatatcagaatctgcatgaaatctgtcctcatgcattttttgcgatatgggcgtgtgacatttttgcccgttaccgacaattatcgacattaccgacggctttttggttgtatttcacaaaaaaaaacacttagtggaacgaggattgaaccaccaatttcttgattgttgatccgacacgctaccaccgcgccatggacgcttgatgaaatgtgagtgaaagagcactaacatatgcttctctttggggTTTTGCtcagggacgggccagcattatatgtgttggtgagaactgcagatcactgaaatttttacacgcgggcaaaaatgatctacgggcttgctgcaaaaaatgttataaaatgtgacattttctgcagcaaatccaatgttgcagattttgaggtatatttttcctttgggagtatttttattttttatttttttttaatgttttaatggacataaaaaaacaacttttgagccacagaaaagtatgttttttgggaaggtgtacatttttatgtcagaagagtcgtgtggtgttcgtcggggggatcggtgtgtgacgtcgcgcgcgagaatccgcgagaaagtggtgaaagattctggaatcattgaaaagaagttcgcgtcgaggccttggaagttgggccatcagtcgtgtggtgttcgtcggggggatcggtgtgtgacgtcgcgcgcgagaatccgcgagaaagtggtggaagattctggaatcattgaaaagaagttcgcgtcgaggccttggaagttgggccatcagtcgtgtggtgttcgtcggggggatcggtgtgtgacgtcgcgcgcgagaatccgcgagaaagtggtgaaagattctggaatcattgaaaagaagttcgcgtcgaggccttggaagttgggccatcagtcgtgtggtgttcgtcggggggatcggtgtgtgacgtcgcgcgcgagaatccgcgagaaagtggtggaagattctggaatcattgaaaagaagttcgcgtcgaggccttggaagttgggccatcagtcgtgtggtgttcgtcggggggatcggtgtgtgacgtcgcgcgcgagaatccgcgagaaagtggtggaagattctggaatcattgaaaagaagttcgcgtcgaggccttggaagttgggccatcagtcgtgtggtgttcgtcggggggatcggtgtgtgacgtcgcgcgcgagaatccgcgagaaagtggtgaaagattctggaatcattgaaaagaagttcgcgtcgaggccttggaagttgggccatcagtcgtgtggtgttcgtcggggggatcggtgtgtgacgtcgcgcgcgagaatccgcgagaaagtggtggaagattctggaatcattgaaaagaagttcgcgtcgaggccttggaagttgggccatcagtcgtgtggtgttcgtcggggggatcggtgtgtgacgtcgcgcgcgagaatccgcgagaaagtggtggaagattctggaatcattgaaaagaagttcgggtcaaggccttggaagttgggccattagtcgtgtggtgttcgtcggggggatcggtgtgtgacgtcgcgcgcgagaatccgcgagaaagtggtgaaagattctggaatcattgaaaagaagttcgcgtcgaggccttggaag harbors:
- the LOC120422507 gene encoding uncharacterized protein LOC120422507, which gives rise to MMNSNSDDEEPKMSRLLRLAQKFNCFYLNGLVKGDCRPFVVDGQQVGLISQNVLEQLLKYPEVFCIKDAEQGKQNIVELNPAFRDYTERSQQVDRVLKEFRAEGVFVALKGWRNECYDVKSTTESLLKMDRSATCLFGVRNYGVEINGYVRHPTKGLCIWLQQRSDTKQTWPGKWDNMVSGGLSVGYGIKETAIKEAAEEASIPANLIKNLVSAGCVSFFFESERGLFPNTEFVFDLELPEDFRPDNSDGEVQNFKLLPALECLERCFAPDFKTTSCPVLLDFMIRHGIITPENEVNFTQIVELLHVPLQSLYTYRTSKANGLNNGNGSIKNGRV